From Cygnus atratus isolate AKBS03 ecotype Queensland, Australia chromosome 1, CAtr_DNAZoo_HiC_assembly, whole genome shotgun sequence, the proteins below share one genomic window:
- the POGLUT2 gene encoding protein O-glucosyltransferase 2 isoform X2: protein MTFTSSPGENTFQVKITAPDEQFTRVGVQVLDRKDGSFIVRYRMYASYKSLKIEVKTRDKHVAKSPYILKGPVYHENCDCPQEESSAWLEEMNCPQVIPQIQRDLANFPIVDPDKIAKEIPQRFGQRQSLCHYTIKDNEVYIKTYGEHVGFRIFMDAILLSLTRKVKMPDVEFFVNLGDWPLEKKKPPQNLHPIFSWCGSSESKDIVMPTYDLTDSVLETMGRVSLDMMSVQANTGPSWEDKNTTAFWRGRDSRKERLELVKLSRKYPEIIDAAFTNFFFFKHDESLYGPIVKHISFFDFFKYKYQINIDGTVAAYRLPYLLAGNSVVLKQDSIYYEHFYNELQPWKHYIPFKSDLSDLLEKLQWAKEHDEEAKNIAKSGQEFARNNLMGDHIFCYYFKLFQEYASLQVSEPKIRDGMEKVQQPDDDLFPCTCHRKKTKDEL, encoded by the exons ATGAC GTTCACTTCATCACCGGGTGAAAACACATTCCAGGTGAAGATCACTGCTCCTGATGAACAGTTCACTCGGGTTGGTGTGCAAGTATTGGACAGGAAAGATGGTTCCTTCATTGTGAGATACAGGATGTATGCAAGCTACAAAAGCCTGAAGATAGAAGTCAAAACCAGAGATAAACATGTTGCAAAGTctccatatattttaaaag GACCGGTTTACCATGAAAACTGTGACTGCCCTCAGGAGGAGAGCAGCGCATGGCTGGAAGAGATGAACTGCCCTCAGGTCATTCCACAGATTCAAAGAGACCTAGCAAATTTTCCCATTGTTGATCCAGATAAGATTGCAAAAGAAATCCCACAGAGGTTTGGACAAAGACAGAGTTTGTGTCATTACACCATCAAAGATAACGAG GTTTATATAAAGACGTATGGCGAACACGTTGGCTTCAGAATTTTCATGGACGCTATACTTCTTTCTTTGACAAGAAAA GTGAAAATGCCAGATGTAGAATTCTTTGTTAACTTGGGGGACTGGcctctggagaaaaagaaacctccACAGAACCTGCACCCTATCTTCTCATGGTGTGGGTCCAGTGAGTCAAAAGACATCGTCATGCCAACATATGACTTAACAGACTCGGTTCTGGAGACTATGGGACG ggTTAGTCTGGATATGATGTCAGTTCAAGCAAATACTGGCCCATCATGGGAAGACAAGAATACCACGGCGTTCTGGAGAGGACGTGACAGCCGCAAAGAGAGGCTTGAACTTGTAAAGCTCAGTAGAAAATATCCGGAGATCATAGATGCTGCtttcacaaacttttttttttttaaacatgatgaAAGCCTCTATGGCCCCATTGTTAAGCACATTTcgttttttgatttttttaag tatAAATATCAAATTAACATTGATGGCACAGTGGCAGCATATAGATTGCCTTATCTACTAGCAGGAAACAGCGTCGTGCTAAAGCAAGACTCCATCTACTATGAGCATTTTTATAATGAGCTGCAGCCGTGGAAACACTATATTCCATTTAAAAGTGACCTGAGCGATCTACTAGAAAAACTACAGTGGGCCAAAGAGCACGATGAAGAG gccaaaaatattgcaaaatctGGACAAGAATTTGCAAGAAACAATCTCATGGGAGATCACATTTTTTGTTACTACTTCAAACTTTTCCAG gaatATGCCAGTTTGCAAGTGAGCGAGCCAAAAATCAGAGATGGCATGGAGAAAGTGCAGCAGCCTGATGATGACCTCTTTCCGTGTACTTGCCACAGAAAAAAG ACCAAAGATGAACtttga
- the BIVM gene encoding basic immunoglobulin-like variable motif-containing protein isoform X2, translating to MPNISEEEKENGSGNNGNTGKKHGKESPEASLHDSVKPYCMSDTSTASLVSRGDGHYPWGCPVTHTREKFYTICSDYAFLNRVTSICKSPSASVSACLSSSAALNVGNNTPSLLGVQTGASDIIYGEDANLEDLSGSLGKLPLAWEIDKSEFNSMTTNHKNKAGNMKKQVTKKKSVEKKSKQYRECPQRSALEDVKERKVLDLRRWYCISRPQYKTSCGISSLVSCWNFLYSTLGAGSLPPITQEEALHILGFQPPFEDIRFGPFTGNTTLMRWFRQINDHFHIKGCSYVLYKPHGKNKTAGETALGALAKLTRGLKEESMAYIYHCQNHYFCPIGFEATPVKASKAYRGRVLQQEVEYWILIGEPSRKHPTIHCKRWTDIVTDLNTQNPEYLDIRHLERGLQHRKTKKVGGNLHCIIAFQRLNWQRFGPWNFPFGNVRQDKQSQTQGQGIAKSESEDNISKKQHGRLGRSFSAGFHQESTWKKSNLHERRNSGYQSYNDYDGND from the exons ATGCCTAacatttcagaagaggaaaaggagaatggGTCTGGAAACAATGGaaacactggaaagaaacatggaaaagaatCCCCGGAAGCTTCTCTTCATGATTCTGTAAAGCCATACTGCATGTCAGATACCTCCACTGCATCACTGGTGTCTAGGGGAGATGGACATTACCCATGGGGATGTCCTGTGACTCATACACGAGAGAAATTTTATACCATTTGCTCAGACTATGCTTTTTTAAACAGAGTAACATCTATTTGTAAAAGCCCAAGTGCTTCAGTTAGTGCCTGCCTGTCGAGCAGTGCTGCCTTAAATGTTGGAAATAACACGCCTAGCTTGCTGGGCGTTCAAACTGGTGCTTCAGACATAATCTATGGTGAAGATGCTAACTTGGAAGACTTGTCTGGCAGTCTTGGAAAGCTTCCGCTGGCATGGGAAATCGACAAGTCAGAGTTCAACAGCATGACCACAAACCATAAGAACAAAGCAG GCAATATGAAGAAAcaagtgacaaagaaaaaatctgtggaaaaaaaaagcaaacaatacaGGGAGTGTCCTCAGCGCTCTGCTCTTGAGGATGTGAAGGAGAGGAAAGTGTTGGACCTCCGGAGATG GTATTGTATTAGCCGACCTCAGTATAAGACTTCTTGTGGAATTTCTTCATTAGTATCTTGCTGGAATTTCTTATATAGTACGCTGGGAGCTGGCAG tttgccaCCTATTACTCAAGAAGAAGCTTTACACATACTGGGTTTTCAACCCCCATTTGAAGACATTAGGTTTGGTCCATTCACTGGAAATACAACTTTAATGAG ATGGTTTAGGCAAATAAATGATCACTTCCATATCAAGGGATGCTCATATGTTCTGTATAAACCTCATGGGAAGAACAAGACAGCTGGAGAAACTG CCTTGGGAGCCCTCGCAAAGCTAACACGTGGACTGAAAGAGGAATCCATGGCCTACATCTACCATTGCCAGAACCATTATTTTTGTCCAATTGGATTTGAAGCAACCCCAGTAAAAGCTAGTAAAGCATATAG AGGTCGTGTCTTGCAGCAAGAAGTAGAGTATTGGATCTTAATTGGAGAGCCGAGCAGAAAACATCCAACGATACACTGTAAAAG GTGGACAGATATTGTCACTGACCTAAATACCCAAAATCCAGAATATCTAGATATTCGACACCTAGAAAGAGGATTGCAGCATCGAAAAACAAAGAAG GTTGGAGGAAATCTTCATTGCATCATTGCCTTTCAGAGACTTAACTGGCAAAGATTTGGTCCTTGGAATTTTCCGTTTGGAAATGTCAGGCAGGATAAACAATCCCAAACACAAGGACAAGGTATCGCCAAATCTGAGAGTGAAGACAATATCTCTAAAAAACAACATGGACGACTGGGTCGATCTTTCAGTGCCGGTTTCCATCAGGAATCTACGTGGAAAAAATCTAATCTTCATGAGAGGAGGAACAGCGGGTATCAGAGCTATAATGATTATGATggaaatgattaa
- the TEX30 gene encoding testis-expressed protein 30 isoform X1 produces the protein MVAHTRSRLLLFSSASAGLMSHSACPACHDWGPSANVMLILSCICAVSPVPGETSVRVKIPFGNKYLDAIFSVPKKKLRYGVILTHGAGGDMNFPHLVSLATYLASYGILCLRFTCKGLNIAYRTKAYKAVVEYLKLSGDYKLSGVFLAGRSMGSRAAASVIRQLSQDDDDDGFIQGLVCLSYPLHRPKLQSKLRDEDLLFIRCPVLFVSGSADEMCEKQLLEGVASKMKAPKKIHWIDKANHGMAVKGRGEDDVMEEINTQVFSWLRENIELEHK, from the exons ATGGTGGCACACACACGCTCCAGACTCCTTTTATTCAGCTCAGCATCAGCTGGCCTCATGTCTCATTCAGCTTGTCCAGCATGTCATGACTGGGGGCCTTCTGCCAATGTGATGCTGATTTTGTCTTGCATCTGTGCTGTCTCTCCTGTTCCTGGGGAAACTTCA GTTCGAGTGAAAATACCTTTTGGGAATAAATACCTTGACGCCATCTTTTCTGTTCCAAAGAAGAAGTTAAGATACGGAGTGATTCTTACCCACGGAGCCGGAGGAGATATGAATTTCCCTCACTTAGTTTCTTTGGCAACCTATCTTGCATCCTATGGAATTCTGTGCCTGCGGTTTACTTGTAAAGGCCTTAACATTGCTTATAGGACTAAAGCTTACAAAGCAGTTGTG gAATACTTAAAGCTTTCTGGTGATTATAAACTTTCAGGTGTCTTCCTTGCAg GCCGTTCCATGGGCTCACGAGCTGCTGCCTCAGTGATACGTCAGCTCAGccaagatgatgatgatgatggctTCATTCAAGGTCTAGTGTGTTTATCTTACCCGCTGCATCGACCGAAACTGCAGTCCAAGCTCCGGGAtgaagatttattatttatcagGTGTCCGGTGCTGTTTGTCTCGGGATCAGCAGATGAGATGTGTGAAAAA caATTGTTAGAAGGTGTggcaagcaaaatgaaagccCCTAAAAAAATCCATTGGATTGATAAAGCAAACCATGGGATGGCTGTTAAAGGACGAGGAGAAGATGATGTCATGGAAGAAATAAACACACAAGTTTTTTCCTGGCTTAGAGAGAACATCGAACTGGAGCACAAATGA
- the POGLUT2 gene encoding protein O-glucosyltransferase 2 isoform X1: protein MRSLWLLGFALGVAAAGGAAGGGGRVSAERSAVWGPGLRAAAVLPARYFCVQALDAQGRRFTSSPGENTFQVKITAPDEQFTRVGVQVLDRKDGSFIVRYRMYASYKSLKIEVKTRDKHVAKSPYILKGPVYHENCDCPQEESSAWLEEMNCPQVIPQIQRDLANFPIVDPDKIAKEIPQRFGQRQSLCHYTIKDNEVYIKTYGEHVGFRIFMDAILLSLTRKVKMPDVEFFVNLGDWPLEKKKPPQNLHPIFSWCGSSESKDIVMPTYDLTDSVLETMGRVSLDMMSVQANTGPSWEDKNTTAFWRGRDSRKERLELVKLSRKYPEIIDAAFTNFFFFKHDESLYGPIVKHISFFDFFKYKYQINIDGTVAAYRLPYLLAGNSVVLKQDSIYYEHFYNELQPWKHYIPFKSDLSDLLEKLQWAKEHDEEAKNIAKSGQEFARNNLMGDHIFCYYFKLFQEYASLQVSEPKIRDGMEKVQQPDDDLFPCTCHRKKTKDEL from the exons ATGCGTAGCCTGTGGCTGCTCGGCTTCGCGTTGGGGGTcgccgcggcgggcggcgcggcgggcggcgggggccgggtGAGCGCGGAGCGCAGCGCCGTGTGGGGGCccgggctgcgggcggccgcCGTCCTGCCCGCCCGCTACTTCTGCGTGCAGGCCCTGGACGCGCAGGGCCGCAG GTTCACTTCATCACCGGGTGAAAACACATTCCAGGTGAAGATCACTGCTCCTGATGAACAGTTCACTCGGGTTGGTGTGCAAGTATTGGACAGGAAAGATGGTTCCTTCATTGTGAGATACAGGATGTATGCAAGCTACAAAAGCCTGAAGATAGAAGTCAAAACCAGAGATAAACATGTTGCAAAGTctccatatattttaaaag GACCGGTTTACCATGAAAACTGTGACTGCCCTCAGGAGGAGAGCAGCGCATGGCTGGAAGAGATGAACTGCCCTCAGGTCATTCCACAGATTCAAAGAGACCTAGCAAATTTTCCCATTGTTGATCCAGATAAGATTGCAAAAGAAATCCCACAGAGGTTTGGACAAAGACAGAGTTTGTGTCATTACACCATCAAAGATAACGAG GTTTATATAAAGACGTATGGCGAACACGTTGGCTTCAGAATTTTCATGGACGCTATACTTCTTTCTTTGACAAGAAAA GTGAAAATGCCAGATGTAGAATTCTTTGTTAACTTGGGGGACTGGcctctggagaaaaagaaacctccACAGAACCTGCACCCTATCTTCTCATGGTGTGGGTCCAGTGAGTCAAAAGACATCGTCATGCCAACATATGACTTAACAGACTCGGTTCTGGAGACTATGGGACG ggTTAGTCTGGATATGATGTCAGTTCAAGCAAATACTGGCCCATCATGGGAAGACAAGAATACCACGGCGTTCTGGAGAGGACGTGACAGCCGCAAAGAGAGGCTTGAACTTGTAAAGCTCAGTAGAAAATATCCGGAGATCATAGATGCTGCtttcacaaacttttttttttttaaacatgatgaAAGCCTCTATGGCCCCATTGTTAAGCACATTTcgttttttgatttttttaag tatAAATATCAAATTAACATTGATGGCACAGTGGCAGCATATAGATTGCCTTATCTACTAGCAGGAAACAGCGTCGTGCTAAAGCAAGACTCCATCTACTATGAGCATTTTTATAATGAGCTGCAGCCGTGGAAACACTATATTCCATTTAAAAGTGACCTGAGCGATCTACTAGAAAAACTACAGTGGGCCAAAGAGCACGATGAAGAG gccaaaaatattgcaaaatctGGACAAGAATTTGCAAGAAACAATCTCATGGGAGATCACATTTTTTGTTACTACTTCAAACTTTTCCAG gaatATGCCAGTTTGCAAGTGAGCGAGCCAAAAATCAGAGATGGCATGGAGAAAGTGCAGCAGCCTGATGATGACCTCTTTCCGTGTACTTGCCACAGAAAAAAG ACCAAAGATGAACtttga
- the TEX30 gene encoding testis-expressed protein 30 isoform X3 → MNFPHLVSLATYLASYGILCLRFTCKGLNIAYRTKAYKAVVEYLKLSGDYKLSGVFLAGRSMGSRAAASVIRQLSQDDDDDGFIQGLVCLSYPLHRPKLQSKLRDEDLLFIRCPVLFVSGSADEMCEKQLLEGVASKMKAPKKIHWIDKANHGMAVKGRGEDDVMEEINTQVFSWLRENIELEHK, encoded by the exons ATGAATTTCCCTCACTTAGTTTCTTTGGCAACCTATCTTGCATCCTATGGAATTCTGTGCCTGCGGTTTACTTGTAAAGGCCTTAACATTGCTTATAGGACTAAAGCTTACAAAGCAGTTGTG gAATACTTAAAGCTTTCTGGTGATTATAAACTTTCAGGTGTCTTCCTTGCAg GCCGTTCCATGGGCTCACGAGCTGCTGCCTCAGTGATACGTCAGCTCAGccaagatgatgatgatgatggctTCATTCAAGGTCTAGTGTGTTTATCTTACCCGCTGCATCGACCGAAACTGCAGTCCAAGCTCCGGGAtgaagatttattatttatcagGTGTCCGGTGCTGTTTGTCTCGGGATCAGCAGATGAGATGTGTGAAAAA caATTGTTAGAAGGTGTggcaagcaaaatgaaagccCCTAAAAAAATCCATTGGATTGATAAAGCAAACCATGGGATGGCTGTTAAAGGACGAGGAGAAGATGATGTCATGGAAGAAATAAACACACAAGTTTTTTCCTGGCTTAGAGAGAACATCGAACTGGAGCACAAATGA
- the BIVM gene encoding basic immunoglobulin-like variable motif-containing protein isoform X1, which yields MPNISEEEKENGSGNNGNTGKKHGKESPEASLHDSVKPYCMSDTSTASLVSRGDGHYPWGCPVTHTREKFYTICSDYAFLNRVTSICKSPSASVSACLSSSAALNVGNNTPSLLGVQTGASDIIYGEDANLEDLSGSLGKLPLAWEIDKSEFNSMTTNHKNKAGNMKKQVTKKKSVEKKSKQYRECPQRSALEDVKERKVLDLRRWYCISRPQYKTSCGISSLVSCWNFLYSTLGAGSLPPITQEEALHILGFQPPFEDIRFGPFTGNTTLMRWFRQINDHFHIKGCSYVLYKPHGKNKTAGETALGALAKLTRGLKEESMAYIYHCQNHYFCPIGFEATPVKASKAYRLLDLDSGDLGSVPSSTTDFQCDFRGRVLQQEVEYWILIGEPSRKHPTIHCKRWTDIVTDLNTQNPEYLDIRHLERGLQHRKTKKVGGNLHCIIAFQRLNWQRFGPWNFPFGNVRQDKQSQTQGQGIAKSESEDNISKKQHGRLGRSFSAGFHQESTWKKSNLHERRNSGYQSYNDYDGND from the exons ATGCCTAacatttcagaagaggaaaaggagaatggGTCTGGAAACAATGGaaacactggaaagaaacatggaaaagaatCCCCGGAAGCTTCTCTTCATGATTCTGTAAAGCCATACTGCATGTCAGATACCTCCACTGCATCACTGGTGTCTAGGGGAGATGGACATTACCCATGGGGATGTCCTGTGACTCATACACGAGAGAAATTTTATACCATTTGCTCAGACTATGCTTTTTTAAACAGAGTAACATCTATTTGTAAAAGCCCAAGTGCTTCAGTTAGTGCCTGCCTGTCGAGCAGTGCTGCCTTAAATGTTGGAAATAACACGCCTAGCTTGCTGGGCGTTCAAACTGGTGCTTCAGACATAATCTATGGTGAAGATGCTAACTTGGAAGACTTGTCTGGCAGTCTTGGAAAGCTTCCGCTGGCATGGGAAATCGACAAGTCAGAGTTCAACAGCATGACCACAAACCATAAGAACAAAGCAG GCAATATGAAGAAAcaagtgacaaagaaaaaatctgtggaaaaaaaaagcaaacaatacaGGGAGTGTCCTCAGCGCTCTGCTCTTGAGGATGTGAAGGAGAGGAAAGTGTTGGACCTCCGGAGATG GTATTGTATTAGCCGACCTCAGTATAAGACTTCTTGTGGAATTTCTTCATTAGTATCTTGCTGGAATTTCTTATATAGTACGCTGGGAGCTGGCAG tttgccaCCTATTACTCAAGAAGAAGCTTTACACATACTGGGTTTTCAACCCCCATTTGAAGACATTAGGTTTGGTCCATTCACTGGAAATACAACTTTAATGAG ATGGTTTAGGCAAATAAATGATCACTTCCATATCAAGGGATGCTCATATGTTCTGTATAAACCTCATGGGAAGAACAAGACAGCTGGAGAAACTG CCTTGGGAGCCCTCGCAAAGCTAACACGTGGACTGAAAGAGGAATCCATGGCCTACATCTACCATTGCCAGAACCATTATTTTTGTCCAATTGGATTTGAAGCAACCCCAGTAAAAGCTAGTAAAGCATATAG GTTGCTGGATTTGGACTCGGGAGACCTGGGTTCAGTTCCCAGTTCAACCACAGACTTCCAGTGTGACTTTAG AGGTCGTGTCTTGCAGCAAGAAGTAGAGTATTGGATCTTAATTGGAGAGCCGAGCAGAAAACATCCAACGATACACTGTAAAAG GTGGACAGATATTGTCACTGACCTAAATACCCAAAATCCAGAATATCTAGATATTCGACACCTAGAAAGAGGATTGCAGCATCGAAAAACAAAGAAG GTTGGAGGAAATCTTCATTGCATCATTGCCTTTCAGAGACTTAACTGGCAAAGATTTGGTCCTTGGAATTTTCCGTTTGGAAATGTCAGGCAGGATAAACAATCCCAAACACAAGGACAAGGTATCGCCAAATCTGAGAGTGAAGACAATATCTCTAAAAAACAACATGGACGACTGGGTCGATCTTTCAGTGCCGGTTTCCATCAGGAATCTACGTGGAAAAAATCTAATCTTCATGAGAGGAGGAACAGCGGGTATCAGAGCTATAATGATTATGATggaaatgattaa
- the TEX30 gene encoding testis-expressed protein 30 isoform X2, with product MSGHAEVRVKIPFGNKYLDAIFSVPKKKLRYGVILTHGAGGDMNFPHLVSLATYLASYGILCLRFTCKGLNIAYRTKAYKAVVEYLKLSGDYKLSGVFLAGRSMGSRAAASVIRQLSQDDDDDGFIQGLVCLSYPLHRPKLQSKLRDEDLLFIRCPVLFVSGSADEMCEKQLLEGVASKMKAPKKIHWIDKANHGMAVKGRGEDDVMEEINTQVFSWLRENIELEHK from the exons ATGAGCGGGCACGCAGAG GTTCGAGTGAAAATACCTTTTGGGAATAAATACCTTGACGCCATCTTTTCTGTTCCAAAGAAGAAGTTAAGATACGGAGTGATTCTTACCCACGGAGCCGGAGGAGATATGAATTTCCCTCACTTAGTTTCTTTGGCAACCTATCTTGCATCCTATGGAATTCTGTGCCTGCGGTTTACTTGTAAAGGCCTTAACATTGCTTATAGGACTAAAGCTTACAAAGCAGTTGTG gAATACTTAAAGCTTTCTGGTGATTATAAACTTTCAGGTGTCTTCCTTGCAg GCCGTTCCATGGGCTCACGAGCTGCTGCCTCAGTGATACGTCAGCTCAGccaagatgatgatgatgatggctTCATTCAAGGTCTAGTGTGTTTATCTTACCCGCTGCATCGACCGAAACTGCAGTCCAAGCTCCGGGAtgaagatttattatttatcagGTGTCCGGTGCTGTTTGTCTCGGGATCAGCAGATGAGATGTGTGAAAAA caATTGTTAGAAGGTGTggcaagcaaaatgaaagccCCTAAAAAAATCCATTGGATTGATAAAGCAAACCATGGGATGGCTGTTAAAGGACGAGGAGAAGATGATGTCATGGAAGAAATAAACACACAAGTTTTTTCCTGGCTTAGAGAGAACATCGAACTGGAGCACAAATGA